One Corynebacterium tuberculostearicum DNA window includes the following coding sequences:
- a CDS encoding zinc-binding dehydrogenase → MLVAALVLALVAFVALVNFVISGADWSLYIVFAAAGIGLVCFILDWAHKHRADKAQATESPEQEALRAAFRED, encoded by the coding sequence GTGCTCGTAGCCGCTTTAGTTCTCGCCCTCGTGGCATTCGTGGCCTTGGTCAACTTCGTTATCTCGGGAGCCGACTGGTCGTTGTATATCGTTTTTGCCGCCGCCGGCATCGGACTCGTGTGCTTCATCCTGGACTGGGCGCATAAGCATCGCGCTGATAAAGCCCAAGCAACTGAATCCCCCGAGCAGGAGGCGCTGCGCGCAGCCTTCCGCGAGGACTAA
- the ileS gene encoding isoleucine--tRNA ligase produces the protein MAKKIYPKVDMTGGSSRFPDMEEEVQKYWKQDDTFQASLEKTKDCPEYIFYDGPPFANGLPHYGHLLTGYVKDIVPRYRTMAGNYVPRVFGWDTHGLPAELEAEKQLGITEKAQIEDMGLEKFNEYCAKSVLEYTDEWEEYVNRQARWVDFGNGYKTMDINYMESVMWAFKELYDKGLIYKGFRVLPYSWAEHTSLSNQETRLDDSYKMRQDPTLTVTFPVEGAREGSAAEKTLAEYPALADASFLAWTTTPWTLPSNEALAVHPEVTYVLFKATEGDFAGRTFIMAENLLATLEKELGEAEVLETFTGAQLEGFTYEPIFGFFPDLRNAYQVLIADYVTTEDGTGVVHQAPAFGEDDMNTTNQYDIELVIPVDEDGKFTSQVPPYEGQLVFDANKDIIKDLKAAGRVVRHVTIEHSYPHSWRSGEPLIYMALPAWFVKVTEFRDRMVELNHKEIEWLPEHIRDGQFGKWLEGARDWNISRTRYWGAPIPVWMSDDDNYPRMDVYGSLDELERDFGVRPESLHRPHIDELVRPNPDDPTGKSMMRRVPDVLDCWFESGSMPFAQKHYPFENKEWFETHSPSDFIVEYSGQTRGWFYVMHALSTALFDRPAYKKVVAHGIVLGNDGLKMSKSKGNYPNVNEVFDRDGSDAMRWFLMSSPILRGGNLIVTEQGIREGVRQAILPIWNAYTFLQLYAEKEAKFDTSSTHVLDRYILAKTHDVVANVNAALADTDIATATEEVRLFADVLTNWYVRRSRDRFWEGEDAHPEAFNTLYTVLETVTRVVAPLLPHVAEVIYRGLTGERSVHLADYPQAADYPSDAELVSAMDATRAVASAASSVRKSNKLRNRLPLPKLTVALNGAQRLADFADIIRDEVNVKEVELTDDVDSVGTFQVVCNAKVAGPRLGKDVQRAIKNLKAGNYERRGEEVVVDGDIVLGPDEYTERLQAANPKSTARIEGLDGLVVLDTEVTEELEAEGWAADVIRGLQDARKASGFEVSDRIAAVLSVPEEKKAWAERHADHIAGEVLATDFQVTTEALDGADVHEVVKGVNATVVKQ, from the coding sequence ATGGCGAAGAAGATTTACCCCAAGGTCGACATGACCGGCGGCTCCAGCCGCTTCCCAGATATGGAAGAGGAAGTCCAGAAGTACTGGAAGCAGGATGATACCTTCCAGGCTTCGCTGGAAAAGACTAAGGACTGCCCAGAGTACATCTTTTATGATGGCCCTCCATTCGCAAATGGCTTGCCGCACTATGGCCACCTTTTGACTGGTTATGTGAAGGATATTGTCCCGCGCTACCGCACGATGGCTGGCAATTACGTACCTCGCGTATTCGGCTGGGATACCCACGGTCTGCCCGCTGAGCTGGAGGCGGAAAAGCAGCTGGGTATCACTGAAAAGGCGCAGATCGAAGACATGGGCTTGGAAAAGTTCAATGAATACTGCGCTAAGTCCGTGCTGGAGTACACCGACGAGTGGGAAGAGTACGTCAACCGCCAGGCCCGCTGGGTGGACTTTGGCAACGGCTACAAGACCATGGATATCAACTACATGGAATCGGTCATGTGGGCGTTCAAGGAGCTTTATGACAAGGGCTTGATCTACAAGGGCTTCCGAGTTCTTCCGTACTCTTGGGCGGAGCACACTTCTTTGTCCAATCAGGAGACCCGCCTGGACGATTCTTATAAGATGCGCCAGGATCCGACCCTGACGGTTACCTTCCCAGTGGAGGGCGCGCGCGAGGGAAGCGCGGCAGAAAAGACGTTGGCGGAGTACCCTGCGCTTGCCGACGCCTCTTTCCTCGCCTGGACCACCACCCCCTGGACCTTGCCTTCGAACGAGGCCTTGGCGGTTCATCCAGAGGTTACCTACGTGCTCTTTAAGGCTACGGAGGGCGATTTTGCTGGCCGTACCTTCATCATGGCGGAAAACCTGCTGGCCACCTTGGAGAAGGAACTAGGGGAGGCCGAGGTACTGGAGACGTTTACCGGCGCGCAACTCGAGGGCTTTACCTATGAGCCTATCTTCGGCTTCTTCCCGGATCTGCGCAATGCCTACCAGGTCTTGATCGCTGATTACGTCACCACAGAGGACGGCACCGGTGTGGTACACCAGGCTCCTGCGTTTGGTGAAGACGATATGAATACCACCAACCAGTACGACATCGAGCTGGTCATCCCGGTGGACGAGGACGGCAAGTTCACCTCGCAGGTTCCGCCTTATGAGGGCCAGCTGGTCTTTGACGCGAATAAGGACATCATCAAGGACCTGAAGGCTGCTGGGCGAGTGGTGCGCCACGTAACCATCGAGCACTCCTATCCGCACTCGTGGCGCTCGGGCGAGCCGCTTATCTACATGGCGCTGCCGGCCTGGTTCGTGAAGGTGACCGAGTTCCGCGATCGCATGGTGGAGCTTAACCACAAGGAGATTGAGTGGCTGCCGGAGCATATCCGGGATGGCCAGTTTGGCAAGTGGCTCGAGGGCGCGCGCGACTGGAATATCTCTCGTACCCGCTACTGGGGTGCGCCTATCCCGGTGTGGATGTCCGATGATGACAACTATCCGCGCATGGATGTCTACGGCTCCTTGGATGAGCTGGAGCGCGATTTCGGAGTTCGTCCGGAGTCGCTGCACCGTCCGCACATCGACGAGTTGGTGCGCCCGAACCCGGATGATCCGACCGGTAAGTCGATGATGCGCCGCGTGCCAGACGTGCTGGATTGCTGGTTTGAGTCCGGCTCGATGCCCTTTGCGCAGAAGCACTACCCATTCGAGAATAAGGAATGGTTTGAGACCCACTCGCCGTCCGATTTCATCGTGGAGTACTCCGGTCAGACGCGTGGTTGGTTCTATGTGATGCACGCGCTGTCCACCGCGCTTTTTGATCGCCCGGCGTATAAGAAGGTCGTGGCCCATGGCATCGTGCTCGGCAACGATGGCCTCAAGATGTCTAAATCCAAGGGCAACTATCCGAACGTCAATGAGGTCTTTGATCGTGATGGTTCGGATGCCATGCGCTGGTTCCTGATGTCTTCGCCTATCCTGCGCGGAGGCAACCTGATCGTGACCGAGCAGGGCATTCGCGAGGGCGTGCGCCAGGCAATCTTGCCTATCTGGAATGCCTATACCTTCCTGCAGCTCTACGCAGAAAAGGAAGCAAAGTTCGACACCAGCTCCACGCATGTTTTGGACCGCTATATCTTGGCCAAGACCCACGACGTCGTGGCCAATGTCAACGCGGCGCTTGCCGATACCGATATCGCCACGGCAACCGAAGAAGTACGCCTGTTTGCCGACGTCCTGACCAACTGGTACGTCCGTCGCTCGCGCGATCGTTTCTGGGAGGGCGAGGACGCCCATCCTGAGGCGTTTAATACCTTGTACACCGTGCTGGAGACCGTGACTCGCGTGGTGGCACCGCTGCTGCCGCACGTGGCAGAGGTTATCTACCGTGGACTGACCGGTGAGCGTTCGGTGCACCTGGCGGATTACCCGCAGGCTGCGGACTACCCGTCCGATGCAGAGCTTGTCTCTGCGATGGATGCGACCCGCGCGGTCGCTTCGGCCGCGTCCTCGGTGCGCAAGTCCAATAAGCTGCGCAACCGCTTGCCGTTGCCGAAGTTGACGGTGGCCCTCAATGGGGCGCAGCGCCTGGCGGACTTTGCCGATATCATCCGCGACGAGGTCAATGTCAAGGAAGTTGAGCTTACTGACGACGTCGATTCGGTAGGCACCTTCCAGGTTGTCTGCAACGCGAAGGTTGCCGGCCCGCGCTTGGGCAAGGATGTGCAGCGCGCCATCAAGAACCTCAAGGCGGGCAACTACGAACGCCGCGGCGAAGAGGTTGTAGTGGACGGCGATATTGTGCTTGGCCCGGATGAGTACACCGAGCGCCTGCAGGCAGCGAATCCGAAGTCGACCGCGCGTATCGAAGGCCTCGACGGCCTGGTAGTACTCGATACCGAGGTGACCGAAGAGCTCGAGGCCGAAGGCTGGGCGGCGGACGTTATCCGCGGCCTGCAGGATGCCCGCAAGGCTTCTGGGTTCGAGGTCTCGGACCGCATCGCGGCCGTACTCTCTGTCCCAGAGGAGAAGAAGGCCTGGGCGGAGCGTCACGCCGACCACATCGCCGGTGAAGTGCTCGCCACCGATTTCCAGGTGACCACCGAGGCGCTCGATGGTGCGGACGTGCACGAGGTGGTGAAGGGGGTTAACGCTACCGTCGTTAAGCAGTAG
- a CDS encoding YggT family protein: MTQLGIILILLVRIYTWVLIARIIIEMIQSFSRQFNPPRWFMVVAEPLFVITDPPVKALRRLIPPLQMGGVALDVSVLVLFVLLSILTMILRIIFLT, translated from the coding sequence GTGACACAACTCGGAATTATTCTTATCCTGCTCGTGCGGATCTATACGTGGGTGCTCATCGCCCGCATCATTATTGAGATGATCCAGTCCTTCTCGCGGCAGTTCAACCCTCCACGCTGGTTCATGGTTGTAGCGGAGCCTCTGTTTGTAATTACGGATCCGCCGGTCAAGGCGTTGCGCCGCCTGATCCCGCCTCTGCAAATGGGTGGCGTAGCGCTTGATGTATCGGTGCTTGTGCTGTTCGTCTTGCTCTCGATACTCACAATGATCTTGCGGATAATTTTCCTGACTTAG
- a CDS encoding DivIVA domain-containing protein has product MPLSPADVHNVAFSKPPIGKRGYNEDEVDQFLDLVEDALAQLQDENEDLQAQVSDLNSQAKAGAGAGAAGAATAASTRTDEAALRKEIEAKLRAEYETKLADSKSEVSRAKEETKKAQEQVKAAQAEASKAQASGSAAASSSADLKAARDEAAQAKKDAEAARAEAAQAKKDLEASKKENDELKKSASAAGSSKAGAAAAGIAGAGAAQTADGLATPETHMQAARVLGLAQEMADRLTSEARAESESMLSEARTAAEKQLTDADSRSKAQLADAQKKYDAQLQDADSRSKKLVSDAEAKAKQTESDASSRAEAQIRQAEEKAASLQADAERKHTEVMNTVKQQQTALEARISELRTFEREYRTRLKTLLESQLEELATRGTAAPNGEAGNN; this is encoded by the coding sequence ATGCCACTGTCACCAGCTGATGTTCACAACGTCGCGTTCAGCAAGCCGCCAATTGGCAAGCGCGGCTACAACGAAGACGAGGTGGATCAGTTCCTCGACCTCGTAGAGGACGCCCTTGCCCAGCTGCAGGATGAGAACGAAGACCTGCAGGCGCAGGTTAGCGATCTGAACTCCCAGGCCAAGGCGGGTGCTGGCGCCGGTGCTGCTGGTGCCGCAACTGCGGCTTCCACCCGCACCGATGAGGCTGCGCTGCGCAAGGAGATTGAGGCTAAGCTGCGCGCCGAGTACGAAACCAAGCTGGCGGACTCCAAGTCCGAGGTTTCCCGTGCCAAGGAAGAGACCAAGAAGGCACAGGAGCAGGTTAAGGCTGCCCAGGCTGAGGCTTCTAAGGCACAGGCATCTGGCTCTGCCGCTGCTTCCTCTTCCGCAGACCTGAAGGCAGCCCGCGATGAGGCGGCTCAGGCCAAGAAGGACGCCGAGGCAGCTCGCGCCGAGGCAGCCCAGGCAAAGAAGGACCTCGAGGCTTCTAAGAAGGAAAACGACGAGCTGAAGAAGTCGGCTTCCGCAGCTGGTTCCTCCAAGGCTGGTGCAGCGGCTGCGGGTATCGCAGGCGCTGGTGCGGCTCAGACCGCCGATGGCCTGGCCACCCCAGAAACCCACATGCAGGCTGCCCGCGTTCTGGGACTGGCACAGGAGATGGCAGACCGCCTGACCTCCGAGGCTCGTGCGGAGTCCGAGTCCATGCTGTCCGAGGCACGCACCGCCGCCGAGAAGCAGCTGACCGACGCCGATTCCCGCTCCAAGGCACAGCTTGCTGACGCCCAGAAGAAGTACGACGCCCAGCTGCAGGACGCAGATTCCCGCTCCAAGAAGCTGGTATCTGACGCTGAGGCTAAGGCAAAGCAGACCGAGTCTGATGCTTCCTCTCGCGCAGAGGCACAAATCCGCCAGGCAGAGGAGAAGGCTGCTTCCCTGCAGGCCGATGCCGAGCGCAAGCACACCGAGGTTATGAACACCGTCAAGCAGCAGCAGACCGCACTGGAGGCTCGTATCTCCGAGCTGCGCACCTTCGAGCGCGAGTACCGCACCCGCCTGAAGACCCTGCTGGAGTCTCAGCTGGAAGAGCTGGCTACCCGCGGCACCGCCGCACCGAACGGCGAGGCTGGCAACAACTAA
- a CDS encoding HNH endonuclease signature motif containing protein — translation MNALDTYLAAMAPGMDIVLGCAGMSEDDLCARGAAEKTARELALLKEAYCGTTKFTRKRRRAIEGAQHNGHSIVALSIIEKYARKMPTLFDAWVLREQLCTTKATAAALEKLAQSKVPKKKRKIKPGIRIIRRKDAPWTLAIDGSSSFIADLHAAVENQDKKPLDVVEDTFFGSDTGQRSTVVTNVIVRLEDYVRIVNGDGEEITLQMTNGATLTGAQYVRRTLKEHGLITLVSPYEGAVNLYRTERFAIAKQRLMAGAENPVCPWPRCAKPADECQIHHLEPWLHGGLTNIANLSTACAYHNGANDDDPNAPPLRGRLARTNGQIRWQPPDC, via the coding sequence GTGAACGCGCTAGATACTTACCTCGCAGCCATGGCACCCGGGATGGACATCGTCCTCGGGTGCGCAGGCATGTCTGAGGACGACCTCTGCGCGCGAGGCGCCGCTGAAAAGACGGCCCGCGAGCTGGCATTGCTAAAAGAGGCGTACTGCGGCACGACCAAGTTCACAAGGAAGCGTCGTCGTGCCATCGAAGGAGCTCAGCACAATGGGCATTCCATCGTTGCTTTATCCATCATTGAAAAGTATGCGCGCAAGATGCCCACGCTTTTCGACGCCTGGGTCCTCCGCGAACAGCTATGTACCACCAAGGCCACAGCAGCGGCACTAGAAAAGCTGGCGCAATCCAAGGTTCCGAAGAAAAAGCGCAAGATAAAGCCTGGTATACGCATCATCCGCCGCAAGGATGCGCCGTGGACGCTAGCGATCGACGGCTCATCCTCGTTCATTGCTGACCTCCACGCGGCCGTGGAAAACCAGGATAAAAAGCCGCTGGATGTGGTGGAAGATACCTTCTTCGGCAGTGATACGGGGCAACGAAGCACGGTGGTAACCAATGTCATCGTGCGCCTGGAAGACTACGTGCGCATCGTCAACGGCGATGGTGAGGAAATCACCTTGCAGATGACCAACGGAGCAACGCTTACGGGTGCGCAGTATGTGCGCCGCACGTTAAAGGAGCATGGACTCATTACTCTGGTGAGCCCCTATGAAGGCGCGGTGAACCTGTACCGCACGGAGCGCTTCGCCATTGCTAAGCAGCGGTTGATGGCGGGTGCGGAAAATCCGGTATGCCCATGGCCGCGCTGCGCTAAGCCTGCCGACGAATGCCAAATTCACCATCTGGAGCCGTGGTTGCACGGTGGATTGACCAATATCGCGAACTTATCCACAGCCTGCGCGTACCACAATGGCGCCAACGATGACGATCCCAACGCCCCGCCGCTGCGCGGGCGACTTGCCCGGACGAACGGGCAGATTCGGTGGCAACCGCCCGATTGCTAG